A window of the Desulfobacula toluolica Tol2 genome harbors these coding sequences:
- a CDS encoding type II toxin-antitoxin system HicA family toxin, with product MPKKIRQLIKDLEKAGFINRGGKGSHRNLIHPKGVAITISGNLGDDAKHYQEKEVQLKIKRSKK from the coding sequence ATGCCAAAAAAAATCAGACAACTTATAAAAGATCTTGAAAAAGCTGGTTTTATCAACCGAGGAGGGAAAGGCAGCCATCGGAATTTAATTCATCCCAAAGGAGTAGCCATAACAATTTCCGGAAACCTTGGTGATGATGCTAAGCATTATCAGGAAAAAGAAGTTCAACTTAAAATAAAAAGGTCTAAAAAATGA
- a CDS encoding type II toxin-antitoxin system Phd/YefM family antitoxin, whose product MEAVLANCSASISELKKNPSALIDASGGEPIAILNHNKPTAYLIPADTYQQILDRLEDYELGLIVKEREHEKAQAIEVDINEL is encoded by the coding sequence ATGGAGGCCGTATTAGCTAACTGTTCAGCAAGTATTTCTGAGTTAAAGAAAAACCCCTCAGCATTGATTGACGCATCAGGCGGAGAACCCATTGCTATCTTAAACCACAACAAACCAACCGCTTACTTGATCCCAGCCGACACCTATCAGCAAATCCTTGATAGGTTGGAGGATTATGAACTCGGACTGATCGTTAAAGAGCGTGAACATGAGAAAGCCCAGGCCATTGAGGTAGATATCAATGAGCTATAA
- the ltrA gene encoding group II intron reverse transcriptase/maturase, whose translation MIETNRRCILMDILPQQMEMFTALQITESPTESSRLMEFILERGNMFRALKRVRSNKGAPGIDNMTVDQLPGYLRRHWPKVKGKLLQGNYKPLPAKRKEIPKPDGGVRLLGIPTVLDRLIQQAVSEILQQIWDPHFSESSHGFRPGRSQHDAILQGKVYLLSGYTHSVNMDLSKFFDRVNHDRLMSRLAERIKDKRVLKLIRSYLTAGVMIDGVVVSAAEGTPQGGPLSPVISNIVLDELDKELEKRGHKFVRYADDFVIYLKSKKAAERVMKSVTRFITVKLRLKVNEEKSKVSRPWLDKFLGYTFISMCGKTKIRIHRKTIERFKERVRELTNRNCGLSLPQIIDKLNMYIRGWWNYYCLTEARHIFKSLNGWIIRRLRCVVWKQWKNPGTKIRNLLKRGIPFQYAITCGNSRKKHWRMSRVKWVVMALPNKYFLSLGLFLPGN comes from the coding sequence ATGATAGAGACAAATAGGAGGTGTATACTTATGGACATATTGCCACAGCAGATGGAAATGTTCACAGCGTTACAGATCACCGAAAGTCCGACAGAAAGTTCCCGACTCATGGAGTTTATCCTTGAAAGGGGAAACATGTTCAGAGCATTAAAAAGGGTCCGTAGCAACAAAGGGGCACCTGGAATCGACAACATGACCGTTGATCAACTACCGGGTTACCTCAGACGCCACTGGCCCAAAGTTAAGGGAAAGTTGCTGCAGGGAAACTACAAGCCATTACCGGCGAAAAGGAAAGAAATTCCTAAACCCGATGGCGGAGTAAGACTGCTTGGCATTCCAACAGTTTTGGATCGTTTGATCCAGCAAGCCGTCAGCGAGATATTGCAGCAAATATGGGACCCGCATTTTTCTGAGTCCAGTCATGGATTCAGACCTGGAAGATCCCAGCATGATGCCATACTCCAAGGCAAAGTTTATCTGCTCTCAGGATATACACACTCTGTTAATATGGATCTTTCCAAATTTTTCGACAGAGTGAACCATGACCGCCTCATGAGCCGTCTGGCTGAAAGAATAAAGGATAAGCGGGTTCTCAAGCTTATCCGAAGTTACTTAACAGCCGGTGTCATGATCGACGGGGTGGTTGTATCTGCCGCTGAAGGAACTCCTCAAGGCGGCCCTCTTTCACCAGTGATTTCAAATATCGTTTTGGATGAACTGGATAAAGAGTTGGAGAAAAGAGGGCATAAATTTGTCAGATACGCTGATGACTTTGTCATATATCTCAAGAGCAAGAAAGCGGCCGAACGTGTTATGAAAAGTGTTACACGGTTTATAACCGTAAAGCTCAGGCTCAAGGTCAATGAAGAGAAAAGCAAGGTCAGCCGACCATGGCTGGACAAATTTCTCGGCTACACATTTATCAGTATGTGCGGCAAGACCAAGATCCGCATACACCGGAAAACAATCGAGCGCTTCAAAGAAAGGGTTCGAGAATTAACAAACCGGAACTGTGGTCTAAGTCTTCCCCAGATCATTGATAAATTGAATATGTACATCAGGGGATGGTGGAATTATTACTGTCTCACCGAAGCAAGACACATATTCAAGTCCTTGAACGGCTGGATTATCCGCCGCTTGAGATGTGTTGTATGGAAACAGTGGAAAAATCCCGGAACGAAAATCCGGAACCTGCTTAAACGAGGCATACCGTTTCAATATGCCATCACTTGCGGAAATTCCCGCAAGAAACACTGGCGCATGAGCAGGGTTAAATGGGTTGTCATGGCTCTGCCAAACAAATATTTCCTTTCTCTTGGATTATTTCTGCCCGGGAACTAA
- a CDS encoding IS91 family transposase, which produces MSAVQKIFQMYGPKYLTLYGDRMPKSHKKTIRDISACRKGSFGTMVYECDDCRNLHFIHCCCGNRHCPNCQQSKADQWLDQQMKKLLPTYYFLLTITLPQGLRDVVRSHQKLSYGALFSCTNEALKKLAQDTRFIGSDRIGYLAALHTWGGMLQYHPHLHIIIPGGALSDNDQWLSSRQDLFVHTKPLAVIFKAKFKDAIKKAGLLDKIDSAVWKQQWVIDSQAVAQGQNSLRYLSRYVFRVAISNNRIKSIENGVIKFLYKDREKKKWKTMALDAMEFIRRFLQHVLPKGFMKIRHYGFLNPNSALSIEKIRELISFIHDIIALFIKIPELEIPGIKCSHCGHDLKFIFFAKPEPRGRPG; this is translated from the coding sequence ATGAGTGCTGTTCAAAAAATCTTCCAAATGTATGGGCCGAAATATCTGACACTTTATGGAGATCGAATGCCGAAGTCTCATAAAAAAACCATACGGGATATCAGTGCCTGCAGAAAGGGTTCCTTTGGAACAATGGTGTATGAATGTGATGACTGCCGTAATCTGCATTTTATTCACTGCTGCTGCGGCAATCGTCATTGTCCCAACTGTCAGCAGAGTAAAGCGGACCAGTGGCTGGATCAGCAGATGAAAAAGCTGCTGCCGACCTATTATTTCCTGTTAACCATTACACTTCCCCAGGGCCTGCGGGATGTTGTAAGGTCTCATCAAAAATTATCTTATGGTGCCCTGTTTTCATGCACCAATGAAGCCCTGAAAAAACTGGCACAAGATACACGGTTTATCGGATCTGATCGAATCGGATATCTGGCAGCCCTCCACACATGGGGCGGCATGCTTCAGTATCATCCACATTTGCATATAATAATTCCCGGAGGTGCTTTATCTGATAATGACCAATGGCTTTCTTCCAGACAGGATCTGTTTGTTCACACAAAACCTCTGGCGGTCATTTTTAAAGCCAAATTCAAAGATGCCATAAAAAAAGCCGGGCTGCTCGATAAAATTGATTCCGCAGTATGGAAACAGCAATGGGTGATTGACAGCCAGGCCGTGGCGCAGGGACAAAATTCCCTGCGCTATCTTTCAAGATATGTGTTCCGGGTTGCCATCTCCAATAATCGTATTAAAAGCATTGAAAATGGCGTCATCAAATTTTTATATAAAGACCGTGAAAAAAAGAAGTGGAAAACTATGGCATTGGATGCCATGGAGTTTATCCGACGGTTCTTGCAGCATGTTCTTCCCAAAGGGTTTATGAAAATTAGACATTATGGATTTCTCAATCCCAACAGCGCATTGTCCATAGAAAAAATCCGTGAACTCATCTCATTCATCCATGACATTATTGCTCTTTTTATTAAAATCC
- a CDS encoding type II toxin-antitoxin system HicA family toxin has translation MKTKHQKTLATIFTDPVNGNMEWNKIEALLIALGCRVIEGAGSSVTFEKKGIRAYFHRPHPEKEALRYRIKDAREFIKKIGETP, from the coding sequence ATGAAAACAAAACACCAAAAAACTTTGGCAACAATTTTCACTGACCCTGTAAATGGGAATATGGAATGGAACAAGATTGAGGCGCTTCTTATCGCACTTGGTTGCCGAGTTATTGAGGGAGCAGGATCAAGCGTTACCTTTGAGAAAAAAGGCATTCGAGCATATTTTCACAGACCACATCCTGAGAAGGAAGCTTTGAGGTATCGCATTAAGGATGCTCGTGAATTCATAAAGAAAATAGGAGAGACACCATGA
- a CDS encoding IS91 family transposase, which produces MSAVQKIFQMYGPKYLTLYGDRMPKSHKKTIRDISACRKGSFGTMVYECDDCRNLHFIHCCCGNRHCPNCQQSKADQWLDQQMKKLLPTYYFLLTITLPQGLRDVVRSHQKLSYGALFSCTNEALKKLAQDTRFIGSDRIGYLAALHTWGGMLQYHPHLHIIIPGGALSDNDQWLSSRQDLFVHTKPLAVIFKAKFKDAIKKAGLLDKIDSAVWKQQWVIDSQAVAQGQNSLRYLSRYVFRVAISNNRIKSIENGVIKFLYKDREKKKWKTMALDAMEFIRRFLQHVLPKGFMKIRHYGFLNPNSALSIEKIRELISFIHDIIALFIKIPELEIPGIKCSHCGHDLKFIFFAKPEPRGRPG; this is translated from the coding sequence ATGAGTGCTGTTCAAAAAATCTTCCAAATGTATGGGCCGAAATATCTGACACTTTATGGAGATCGAATGCCGAAGTCTCATAAAAAAACCATACGGGATATCAGTGCCTGCAGAAAGGGTTCCTTTGGAACAATGGTGTATGAATGTGATGACTGCCGTAATCTGCATTTTATTCACTGCTGCTGCGGCAATCGTCATTGTCCCAACTGTCAGCAGAGTAAAGCGGACCAGTGGCTGGATCAGCAGATGAAAAAGCTGCTGCCGACCTATTATTTCCTGTTAACCATTACACTTCCCCAGGGCCTGCGGGATGTTGTAAGGTCTCATCAAAAATTATCTTATGGTGCCCTGTTTTCATGCACCAATGAAGCCCTGAAAAAACTGGCACAAGATACACGGTTTATCGGATCTGATCGAATCGGATATCTGGCAGCCCTCCACACATGGGGCGGCATGCTTCAGTATCATCCACATTTGCATATAATAATTCCCGGAGGTGCTTTATCTGATAATGACCAATGGCTTTCTTCCAGACAGGATCTGTTTGTTCACACAAAACCTCTGGCGGTCATTTTTAAAGCCAAATTCAAAGATGCCATAAAAAAAGCCGGGCTGCTCGATAAAATTGATTCCGCAGTATGGAAACAGCAATGGGTGATTGACAGCCAGGCCGTGGCGCAGGGACAAAATTCCCTGCGCTATCTTTCAAGATATGTGTTCCGGGTTGCCATCTCCAATAATCGTATTAAAAGCATTGAAAATGGCGTCATCAAATTTTTGTATAAAGACCGTGAAAAAAAGAAATGGAAAACTATGGCATTGGATGCCATGGAGTTTATCCGACGGTTCTTGCAGCATGTTCTTCCCAAAGGGTTTATGAAAATTAGACATTATGGATTTCTCAATCCCAACAGCGCATTGTCCATAGAAAAAATCCGTGAACTCATCTCATTCATCCATGACATTATTGCTCTTTTTATTAAAATCCCGGAACTTGAAATACCGGGTATTAAATGCAGCCATTGCGGGCATGATTTGAAATTTATTTTCTTTGCAAAGCCGGAACCAAGAGGCAGGCCCGGATAA
- a CDS encoding type II toxin-antitoxin system HicB family antitoxin encodes MKKKDHYLKIVEWSEEDQCYIGSIPGWIGKCCHGDNEEDVYQQLCQILDEWIEIYEKDNIPLPASISGKKFSGKFQLRVDSDLHKALTIKAMQANESLNSFCGKILRKTIA; translated from the coding sequence ATGAAGAAAAAAGACCATTATTTAAAAATTGTTGAGTGGTCAGAAGAAGATCAATGCTATATCGGTTCCATTCCCGGTTGGATTGGCAAATGCTGTCATGGTGACAATGAAGAGGATGTTTATCAGCAATTGTGCCAAATATTGGATGAATGGATTGAAATTTATGAAAAGGACAATATTCCTTTGCCTGCAAGCATTTCCGGTAAAAAGTTTTCAGGGAAATTTCAATTGAGAGTTGACAGCGATTTGCATAAAGCTCTAACCATCAAAGCAATGCAAGCGAATGAAAGCTTAAACAGTTTTTGTGGAAAAATATTGCGGAAAACAATCGCATAA
- a CDS encoding tyrosine-type recombinase/integrase has translation MSNLIKRFKEDLQLAGYAKRSIQSYTSSVLRLHRFYNKPLEDITEEQLRQYWLCCQNEFGWSAATLRISYSGIQHFFTKTLVRSWNIFNDIKWKREQTLPTILSLEEVRKIIYALPTVQSHAFYLTLYSMGLRLREATTLQVKDILSDRGLVHIHGGKGAMDRTVPLPKITLLTLRKYYKTHRNSKWIFPALGRNGGKDAQYAKNHVSDSGVQGVLRSTLKRLKFKKHVHPHVFRHAYATHLLEANIPIRHVQKILGHKTLKSTMIYLHVTTQAQVDSNDKVSKVMQGVLS, from the coding sequence ATGAGCAATTTAATCAAACGTTTTAAAGAAGATCTCCAACTTGCCGGTTATGCAAAAAGGAGCATTCAATCCTATACCAGTTCGGTTTTAAGACTACATCGCTTTTACAATAAACCATTAGAAGATATCACTGAAGAACAGCTCCGTCAATACTGGCTTTGCTGCCAGAATGAATTCGGCTGGAGCGCTGCTACTCTGCGGATCAGTTACTCTGGTATTCAGCATTTTTTTACCAAAACGCTGGTCCGGTCCTGGAACATTTTCAACGACATCAAATGGAAGCGTGAGCAGACCTTACCGACTATTCTGAGTCTGGAGGAAGTCAGAAAGATTATTTATGCCCTTCCCACTGTGCAAAGTCATGCATTTTATTTGACATTATATTCCATGGGACTGCGTTTAAGGGAGGCAACAACACTTCAGGTCAAAGATATTCTTTCCGACAGGGGACTTGTGCATATTCACGGTGGAAAGGGTGCCATGGACAGGACGGTGCCTTTACCCAAAATAACCCTGTTGACGTTGCGCAAATACTATAAAACCCATCGTAATTCAAAATGGATATTCCCTGCTTTGGGCCGCAATGGCGGTAAGGACGCTCAATATGCCAAAAATCATGTCAGTGACAGTGGGGTTCAAGGCGTTTTGCGATCTACTTTGAAACGCCTGAAGTTTAAAAAACATGTTCACCCTCATGTCTTCCGCCATGCCTATGCGACGCATTTGCTGGAAGCTAATATCCCCATACGCCATGTGCAAAAAATATTAGGCCATAAAACCCTTAAAAGCACCATGATTTATCTGCATGTGACCACACAGGCCCAAGTTGATTCCAATGACAAAGTTTCCAAAGTCATGCAGGGGGTGTTGTCATGA
- a CDS encoding type II toxin-antitoxin system HicB family antitoxin yields MKGMNHKGYFAKVEFDSEDHIFVGHIIGIRDIVGFHGESVTELETAFQEAVDNYLAACNELGQEPNKPYSGNLMLRIPSEIHAAVASAAEASGKSINQWAAGVLEKESHAH; encoded by the coding sequence ATGAAAGGGATGAATCATAAAGGCTATTTCGCCAAAGTTGAATTTGACTCTGAGGATCATATCTTTGTCGGCCATATTATTGGCATCCGTGATATTGTTGGTTTTCATGGTGAATCTGTCACCGAGTTGGAAACAGCCTTTCAAGAGGCAGTTGACAACTACCTTGCTGCCTGTAACGAACTTGGCCAAGAGCCTAACAAGCCATATTCCGGCAATCTTATGCTAAGAATTCCTTCCGAGATACATGCGGCAGTGGCTTCTGCAGCAGAAGCCAGCGGTAAAAGCATTAACCAGTGGGCGGCTGGAGTTCTGGAGAAAGAAAGTCACGCCCATTAA
- the ltrA gene encoding group II intron reverse transcriptase/maturase: MIETNRRCILMDILPQQMEMFTALQITESPTESSRLMEFILERGNMFRALKRVRSNKGAPGIDNMTVDQLPGYLRRHWPKVKGKLLQGNYKPLPVKRKEIPKPDGGVRLLGIPTVLDRLIQQAVSEILQQIWDPHFSESSHGFRPGRSQHDAILQGKVYLLSGYTHSVNMDLSKFFDRVNHDRLMSRLAERIKDKRVLKLIRSYLTAGVMIDGVVVSAAEGTPQGGPLSPVISNIVLDELDKELEKRGHKFVRYADDFVIYLKSKKAAERVMKSVTRFITVKLRLKVNEEKSKVSRPWLDKFLGYTFISMCGKTKIRIHRKTIERFKERVRELTNRNCGLSLPQIIDKLNMYIRGWWNYYCLTEARHIFKSLNGWIIRRLRCVVWKQWKNPGTKIRNLLKRGIPFQYAVTCGNSRKKHWRMSRVKWVVMALPNKYFLSLGLFLPGN; this comes from the coding sequence ATGATAGAGACAAATAGGAGGTGTATACTTATGGACATATTGCCACAGCAGATGGAAATGTTCACAGCGTTACAGATCACCGAAAGTCCGACAGAAAGTTCCCGACTCATGGAGTTTATCCTTGAAAGGGGAAACATGTTCAGAGCATTAAAAAGGGTCCGTAGCAACAAAGGGGCACCTGGAATCGACAACATGACCGTTGATCAACTACCGGGTTACCTCAGACGCCACTGGCCCAAAGTTAAGGGAAAGTTGCTGCAGGGAAACTACAAGCCATTACCGGTGAAAAGGAAAGAAATTCCTAAACCCGATGGCGGAGTAAGACTGCTCGGCATTCCAACAGTTTTGGATCGTTTGATCCAGCAAGCCGTCAGCGAGATATTGCAGCAAATATGGGACCCGCATTTTTCTGAGTCCAGTCATGGATTCAGACCTGGAAGATCCCAGCATGATGCCATACTCCAAGGCAAAGTTTATCTGCTCTCAGGATATACACACTCTGTTAATATGGATCTTTCCAAATTTTTCGACAGAGTGAACCATGACCGCCTCATGAGCCGTCTGGCTGAAAGAATAAAGGATAAGCGGGTTCTCAAGCTTATCCGAAGTTACTTAACAGCCGGTGTCATGATCGACGGGGTGGTTGTATCTGCCGCTGAAGGAACTCCTCAAGGCGGCCCTCTTTCACCAGTGATCTCAAATATCGTTTTGGATGAACTGGATAAAGAGTTGGAGAAAAGAGGGCATAAATTTGTCAGATACGCTGATGACTTTGTCATATATCTCAAGAGCAAGAAAGCGGCCGAACGTGTTATGAAAAGTGTTACACGGTTTATAACCGTAAAGCTCAGGCTCAAGGTCAATGAAGAGAAAAGCAAGGTCAGCCGACCATGGCTGGACAAATTTCTCGGCTACACATTTATCAGTATGTGCGGCAAGACCAAGATCCGCATACACCGGAAAACAATCGAGCGCTTCAAAGAAAGGGTTCGAGAATTAACAAACCGGAACTGTGGTCTAAGTCTTCCCCAGATCATTGATAAATTGAATATGTACATCAGGGGATGGTGGAATTATTACTGTCTCACCGAAGCAAGACACATATTCAAGTCCTTGAACGGCTGGATTATCCGCCGCTTGAGATGTGTTGTATGGAAACAGTGGAAAAATCCCGGAACGAAAATCCGGAACCTGCTTAAACGAGGCATACCGTTTCAATATGCCGTCACTTGCGGAAATTCCCGCAAGAAACACTGGCGCATGAGCAGGGTTAAATGGGTTGTCATGGCTCTGCCAAACAAATATTTCCTTTCTCTTGGATTATTTCTGCCCGGGAACTAA
- the ltrA gene encoding group II intron reverse transcriptase/maturase encodes MIETNRRCILMDILPQQMEMFTALQITESPTESSRLMEFILERGNMFRALKRVRSNKGAPGIDNMTVDQLPGYLRRHWPKVKGKLLQGNYKPLPVKRKEIPKPDGGVRLLGIPTVLDRLIQQAVSEILQQIWDPHFSESSHGFRPGRSQHDAILQGKVYLLSGYTHSVNMDLSKFFDRVNHDRLMSRLAERIKDKRVLKLIRSYLTAGVMIDGVVVSAAEGTPQGGPLSPVISNIVLDELDKELEKRGHKFVRYADDFVIYLKSKKAAERVMKSVTRFITVKLRLKVNEEKSKVSRPWLDKFLGYTFISMCGKTKIRIHRKTIERFKERVRELTNRNCGLSLPQIIDKLNMYIRGWWNYYCLTEARHIFKSLNGWIIRRLRCVVWKQWKNPGTKIRNLLKRGIPFQYAITCGNSRKKHWRMSRVKWVVMALPNKYFLSLGLFLPGN; translated from the coding sequence ATGATAGAGACAAATAGGAGGTGTATACTTATGGACATATTGCCACAGCAGATGGAAATGTTCACAGCGTTACAGATCACCGAAAGTCCGACAGAAAGTTCCCGACTCATGGAGTTTATCCTTGAAAGGGGAAACATGTTCAGAGCATTAAAAAGGGTCCGTAGCAACAAAGGGGCACCTGGAATCGACAACATGACCGTTGATCAACTACCGGGTTACCTCAGACGCCACTGGCCCAAAGTTAAGGGAAAGTTGCTGCAGGGAAACTACAAGCCATTACCGGTGAAAAGGAAAGAAATTCCTAAACCCGATGGCGGAGTAAGACTGCTCGGCATTCCAACAGTTTTGGATCGTTTGATCCAGCAAGCCGTCAGCGAGATATTGCAGCAAATATGGGACCCGCATTTTTCTGAGTCCAGTCATGGATTCAGACCTGGAAGATCCCAGCATGATGCCATACTCCAAGGCAAAGTTTATCTGCTCTCAGGATATACACACTCTGTTAATATGGATCTTTCCAAATTTTTCGACAGAGTGAACCATGACCGCCTCATGAGCCGTCTGGCTGAAAGAATAAAGGATAAGCGGGTTCTCAAGCTTATCCGAAGTTACTTAACAGCCGGTGTCATGATCGACGGGGTGGTTGTATCTGCCGCTGAAGGAACTCCTCAAGGCGGCCCTCTTTCACCAGTGATCTCAAATATCGTTTTGGATGAACTGGATAAAGAGTTGGAGAAAAGAGGGCATAAATTTGTCAGATACGCTGATGACTTTGTCATATATCTCAAGAGCAAGAAAGCGGCCGAACGTGTTATGAAAAGTGTTACACGGTTTATAACCGTAAAGCTCAGGCTCAAGGTCAATGAAGAGAAAAGCAAGGTCAGCCGACCATGGCTGGACAAATTTCTCGGCTACACATTTATCAGTATGTGCGGCAAGACCAAGATCCGCATACACCGGAAAACAATCGAGCGCTTCAAAGAAAGGGTTCGAGAATTAACAAACCGGAACTGTGGTCTAAGTCTTCCCCAGATCATTGATAAATTGAATATGTACATCAGGGGATGGTGGAATTATTACTGTCTCACCGAAGCAAGACACATATTCAAGTCCTTGAACGGCTGGATTATCCGCCGCTTGAGATGTGTTGTATGGAAACAGTGGAAAAATCCCGGAACGAAAATCCGGAACCTGCTTAAACGAGGCATACCGTTTCAATATGCCATCACTTGCGGAAATTCCCGCAAGAAACACTGGCGCATGAGCAGGGTTAAATGGGTTGTCATGGCTCTGCCAAACAAATATTTCCTTTCTCTTGGATTATTTCTGCCCGGGAACTAA
- a CDS encoding type II toxin-antitoxin system RelE family toxin, whose product MSYKLKFLPTALKEWKKLDNSILAQFRKKLKECLEVPHVPSGKLSGFENHYKIKLRASGYRLVYEVIDQELFVLVVAVGKREKGAVYEKARDRS is encoded by the coding sequence ATGAGCTATAAACTAAAGTTTCTCCCAACGGCTCTGAAGGAATGGAAGAAGCTGGATAATTCTATTTTGGCGCAATTCAGGAAGAAACTGAAAGAGTGTTTGGAGGTACCTCATGTACCCTCCGGTAAGCTTTCCGGCTTTGAGAATCATTACAAAATCAAACTTAGGGCCAGTGGGTATCGACTTGTGTATGAAGTGATCGATCAAGAATTGTTCGTCCTTGTTGTTGCTGTTGGAAAAAGAGAAAAAGGTGCTGTGTATGAAAAAGCACGAGACAGATCATGA